The Seriola aureovittata isolate HTS-2021-v1 ecotype China chromosome 12, ASM2101889v1, whole genome shotgun sequence genome window below encodes:
- the LOC130178361 gene encoding peptidase inhibitor 15-like: MRDVYFLSCAVLLCGVSGRVVNSTGSPQLQQRSGSGSTPVMKPDSSPGVRRARRKRFITQRDMVAILDYHNQVRASVFPPAANMEYMVWDNNLARTAEAWAATCVWAHGPAYLLQFYGQNLSVRTGGYQSILQLLKPWYDEVNDYVFPYPRLCNPSCPLLCYGPMCTHYTQMVWASTSRVGCAVQTCYNMFVWGVLWTEATFLVCNYSPKGNWIGEAPYRVGVPCSACPSSYGGACSNNMCFPPVQSNYMYWFK, from the exons ATGAGAGACgtttattttctgtcttgcGCAGTCCTGCTGTGCGGAGTCAGCGGGCGGGTTGTAAACTCCACCGGGTCCCCGCAGCTACAACAGCGGTCCGGCTCTGGTTCGACTCCTGTGATGAAACCGGACTCGTCGCCCGGGGTCCGCAGAGCGCGGCGGAAACGGTTCATCACTCAGAGGGACATGGTGGCCATCCTGGATTATCACAACCAAGTCAGAGCCAGCGTCTTCCCGCCCGCTGCCAACATGGAGTACATG GTGTGGGACAACAACCTGGCCAGGACGGCCGAGGCCTGGGCTGCTACATGTGTGTGGGCACATGGTCCAGCTTACCTGCTGCAGTTCTATGGACAGAACCTGTCAGTCAGGACGGGGGG GTATCAGTCcatcctgcagctgctcaaacCCTGGTATGATGAGGTCAACGACTACGTGTTCCCCTACCCCCGCCTCTGCAACCCCAGCTGCCCCCTGCTCTGCTACGGGCCCATGTGTACACACTACACACAG atggTGTGGGCCTCCACCAGCAGAGTGGGCTGTGCAGTGCAGACCTGCtacaacatgtttgtgtgggGAGTTCTGTGGACTGAAGCCACCTTCCTCGTCTGCAACTACTCACCCAA AGGAAACTGGATCGGAGAGGCTCCGTACAGAGTGGGGGTTCCCTGTTCAGCCTGTCCATCCAGCTATGGAGGAGCCTGCAGCAACAACATGTGCTTTCCGCCTGTGCAGTCCAACTACATGTACTGGTTCAAGTAA
- the LOC130178808 gene encoding junctophilin-1-like isoform X2, translated as MTGGRFDFDDGGTYCGGWEEGKAHGHGVCTGPKGQGEYSGSWSNGFEVVGVYTWPSGNVYQGYWAQGKRHGLGVENKGRWIYRGEWTHGYKGRYGVRQSLNTPARYEGTWSNGLQDGYGVETYGDGVKTTEQELVSPPD; from the exons ATGACGGGCGGTCGGTTCGACTTTGACGATGGTGGCACCTACTGCGGAGGCTGGGAGGAGGGCAAAGCCCACGGCCACGGCGTTTGCACGGGACCCAAGGGCCAGGGCGAGTACTCGGGCTCCTGGTCCAATGGTTTTGAGGTGGTCGGCGTCTACACCTGGCCCAGCGGGAACGTGTACCAGGGCTACTGGGCGCAAGGGAAACGCCACGGACTCGGTGTAGAGAACAAGGGGAGGTGGATTTACCGGGGAGAGTGGACACACGGGTACAAGGGCCGGTACGGAGTCCGGCAGAGCCTGAACACACCTGCCAGGTACGAGGGCACCTGGAGTAACGGACTGCAGGATGGCTACGGCGTGGAGACGTACGGTGACGGAG TCAAAACTACAGAACAAGAACTTGTTAGTCCTCCAGACTGA